A part of Solenopsis invicta isolate M01_SB chromosome 2, UNIL_Sinv_3.0, whole genome shotgun sequence genomic DNA contains:
- the LOC105206573 gene encoding piggyBac transposable element-derived protein 4-like, with the protein MHNDAAINDDEKKKPRMITFYNMYKSGVDTMDQMVTRYTTHRQTARWPLALFFNVVDIGALAAYVIYYENNKMIDKKTNQRIFLRQLSEELAKPFIEDRAGNPQVMRHFKTRYREHRRSTAYPF; encoded by the coding sequence atgcacAACGATGCTGCTATAAATGATGACGAAAAAAAGAAGCCTCGCATGAtcactttttataatatgtacaaaagtGGGGTGGATACTATGGACCAGATGGTAACGAGATACACAACTCATAGACAAACGGCAAGATGGCCACTTGCTTTGTTCTTCAACGTTGTGGATATAGGAGCTCTTGCTGCATACGTTATCTACTACGAAAACAACAAGATGATCGATAAAAAGACGAATCAACGTATTTTCTTGCGGCAACTGAGTGAAGAACTGGCAAAGCCATTCATTGAAGATCGCGCTGGGAATCCTCAAGTGATGCGCCATTTCAAAACTCGCTATCGAGAGCATCGTCGGTCTACAGCTTACCCCTTCTGA
- the LOC120356902 gene encoding uncharacterized protein LOC120356902 isoform X1, with product MYEKTKKIEQRQTNLENNIEEIKQLLLSRTETLTHPKDLPKLPLQAYADSKHLEEKINREESQKDYVIKRLCLAARGTSDKECAKRVMEKLMSNHVGTFYSWQGSGGRKDSFKNTVMMETVRLAIKKLRQHVDMGTAEDAIKDWLKSRKFAKNNAIPNIE from the exons atgtatgaaaaaactaaaaaaatagaGCAAAGGCAGACAAACTTGGAAAACAATATCGAAGAGATTAAGCAACTTCTACTTTCTAGAACAGAGACTTTGACTCACCCTAAAGATTTACCAAAGCTGCCTCTACAAGCTTATGCTGATTCCAAACACTTGGAGGAAAAAATAAATCGAGAAGAGTCACAGAAAGACTATGTT ATTAAAAGACTGTGTTTAGCTGCTAGAGGGACCAGTGATAAAGAATGCGCCAAGCGAGTGATGGAAAAATTAATGTCCAATCATGTTGGTACCTTTTACAGTTGGCAGGGAAGTGGCGGAAGAAAAGATTCATTTAAAAACACTGTTATGATGGAGACTGTAAGAC TTGCAATAAAGAAACTTCGTCAGCATGTGGATATGGGTACTGCTGAAGACGCAATAAAAGACTGGCTCAAATCAAGAAAATTTGCCAAGAATAATGCTATTCCTAATATTGAAtag
- the LOC120356902 gene encoding uncharacterized protein LOC120356902 isoform X2, with translation MYEKTKKIEQRQTNLENNIEEIKQLLLSRTETLTHPKDLPKLPLQAYADSKHLEEKINREESQKDYVIKRLCLAARGTSDKECAKRVMEKLMSNHVGTFYSWQGSGGRKDSFKNTVMMETLQ, from the exons atgtatgaaaaaactaaaaaaatagaGCAAAGGCAGACAAACTTGGAAAACAATATCGAAGAGATTAAGCAACTTCTACTTTCTAGAACAGAGACTTTGACTCACCCTAAAGATTTACCAAAGCTGCCTCTACAAGCTTATGCTGATTCCAAACACTTGGAGGAAAAAATAAATCGAGAAGAGTCACAGAAAGACTATGTT ATTAAAAGACTGTGTTTAGCTGCTAGAGGGACCAGTGATAAAGAATGCGCCAAGCGAGTGATGGAAAAATTAATGTCCAATCATGTTGGTACCTTTTACAGTTGGCAGGGAAGTGGCGGAAGAAAAGATTCATTTAAAAACACTGTTATGATGGAGACT TTGCAATAA